Proteins co-encoded in one Homoserinimonas aerilata genomic window:
- a CDS encoding VOC family protein, protein MSTLDILAADTAMGAVTLKVADLDTMIAFYRDGVGLTLLAQEGNTAILGRTGNASLVLELAPELKHAPDSAAGLFHTAFLFAEKSDLAASVYSTAKLYPNKFTGSSDHFVSNAFYFDDPEGNGVELYWDTDRSLWEWNNGSVHMGTVYLDPNRFLQENLTEAGLAAPTVGETGIGHVHLKVGDIQTAKQFYVDTVGFEVTIEYGTQALFVSAGGYHHHVGMNTWHSSGAPARTPALGLGQVAIQVPTTDEIGALAERLTARGIQQANDGKVLTFDDPWSNLIRVTAAA, encoded by the coding sequence ATGAGCACACTCGACATTCTCGCCGCAGACACCGCCATGGGCGCGGTCACCCTCAAGGTCGCCGACCTCGACACGATGATCGCCTTCTACCGTGACGGCGTCGGCCTCACCCTCCTCGCACAGGAGGGCAACACCGCCATCCTCGGCCGCACCGGCAACGCCTCGCTCGTGCTCGAGCTCGCCCCCGAGCTGAAGCACGCGCCCGATTCCGCCGCCGGGCTGTTCCACACGGCCTTCCTGTTCGCCGAGAAGAGCGACCTCGCCGCATCCGTCTACTCGACCGCGAAGCTCTACCCGAACAAGTTCACCGGCAGCTCCGATCACTTCGTCAGCAACGCCTTCTACTTCGACGACCCCGAAGGCAACGGCGTCGAACTGTACTGGGACACCGACCGCAGCCTGTGGGAGTGGAACAACGGCTCCGTGCACATGGGCACCGTCTACCTCGACCCGAACCGCTTCCTGCAGGAGAACCTCACCGAGGCAGGACTCGCCGCCCCCACCGTGGGCGAGACCGGCATCGGCCACGTGCACCTGAAGGTGGGAGACATCCAGACGGCGAAGCAGTTCTACGTCGACACCGTCGGCTTCGAGGTGACCATCGAATACGGCACCCAGGCGCTGTTCGTGAGCGCCGGCGGCTACCACCACCACGTCGGCATGAACACGTGGCACAGCTCGGGCGCCCCCGCCCGCACCCCCGCGCTAGGCCTCGGTCAGGTCGCCATCCAGGTGCCCACAACGGATGAGATCGGCGCACTCGCCGAACGGCTGACGGCCCGCGGCATCCAACAGGCAAACGACGGCAAGGTGCTCACCTTCGACGACCCGTGGTCGAACCTGATTCGGGTGACGGCTGCGGCGTAA
- a CDS encoding GNAT family N-acetyltransferase, giving the protein MTASEIEHEIKSVAYDHADSTMLRAAQRAEIAAAYGGEETEPGEPLSAADAALFLVAYDDGIPAGCGGLRILEGGDAEVKRMYVTPSRRGTGVAPDVLHALEAAALELGIARLVLETGDRLKAAIRFYEREGYSRIPNFGAYVDAPFSFCYAKTLLPAS; this is encoded by the coding sequence ATGACCGCATCTGAGATCGAGCACGAGATCAAGTCCGTGGCGTACGACCACGCCGACAGCACGATGCTGCGCGCCGCGCAGCGGGCCGAGATCGCGGCCGCCTACGGGGGCGAGGAGACCGAGCCGGGCGAGCCGCTGAGCGCCGCCGATGCGGCCCTGTTCCTGGTCGCCTACGACGACGGCATTCCGGCCGGATGCGGTGGGCTGCGCATTCTTGAGGGCGGCGACGCCGAGGTGAAGCGCATGTATGTGACTCCGTCTCGGCGGGGCACGGGTGTTGCGCCCGACGTACTGCACGCCCTGGAGGCGGCGGCGCTCGAGCTCGGCATCGCACGGCTGGTGCTCGAGACGGGCGACCGACTGAAGGCGGCCATCCGCTTCTATGAGCGTGAGGGCTACTCCCGCATCCCCAACTTCGGCGCCTACGTGGACGCGCCATTCAGCTTCTGCTACGCGAAGACGCTTCTGCCGGCATCCTGA